The following proteins are encoded in a genomic region of Arcobacter cloacae:
- a CDS encoding MBOAT family O-acyltransferase, whose translation MLFNSYEFIFAFLPITFFIYFYLNSKRLTVASKGFLVFASLFFYSWWNIAYLPLILISMLFNYVVGNSLAKSSDENKKGLNKSFSKKSILIFGIIANLSLLGYFKYADFFIENFNLVASSNVNLLNLVLPLAISFFTFQQIAYLVDSYRGETKEYDFLNYALFVTFFPQLIAGPIVHHKEMMPQFASTWNMVKNYKNIALGLFIFSIGLFKKVVIADTFATWATAGFDNAQTLNLIEAWATSLSYTFQLYFDFSGYTDMAIGIALLFNIKLPINFNSPYKATNIQDFWRRWHITLSRFLRDYVYIPLGGNKISSFRTYSNLLATFVIGGLWHGAGWTFVFWGFLHGMALVIHRVWSNLGFRMNTILAWFITFNFVNIAWVFFRAKEWEDAIKVLSSMFSLDNVVLPNPLATKLAFLKDFGIEFGGFIANIDSDGGKTLIPMLLLAFILVLAFKNSMEKWKEFKLNYKTLFLAFFCFSMGILSLNKVSEFLYFNF comes from the coding sequence TTGCTCTTCAACTCCTACGAATTTATCTTCGCATTTTTACCAATAACCTTTTTTATATACTTTTACCTAAATAGTAAAAGATTAACAGTTGCCTCAAAAGGGTTTTTGGTATTTGCGAGTTTGTTTTTTTACTCTTGGTGGAATATTGCATATTTGCCTTTGATATTAATATCAATGCTATTTAATTATGTAGTTGGAAATAGCTTAGCCAAAAGTAGTGATGAAAATAAAAAAGGATTGAATAAATCTTTTTCAAAAAAATCAATATTGATTTTTGGAATTATTGCAAATCTATCTTTACTTGGATACTTTAAATACGCAGATTTTTTTATAGAGAATTTTAATTTAGTAGCCTCTTCAAATGTAAACCTTTTAAATCTAGTTTTGCCTTTGGCTATATCGTTCTTTACCTTCCAACAAATAGCTTATTTGGTTGATTCTTATAGAGGTGAAACAAAAGAGTATGACTTTTTAAATTATGCTTTGTTTGTTACCTTTTTCCCACAATTAATAGCAGGTCCAATCGTTCATCATAAAGAGATGATGCCTCAATTTGCATCAACTTGGAATATGGTAAAGAATTATAAAAATATAGCTCTTGGTTTGTTTATATTCTCAATAGGATTGTTTAAAAAAGTAGTAATTGCTGATACATTTGCAACTTGGGCAACAGCAGGATTTGATAATGCTCAAACTTTAAACCTAATAGAAGCTTGGGCAACATCTTTGTCTTATACTTTTCAATTATACTTTGATTTTTCAGGTTATACAGATATGGCAATAGGAATAGCATTATTGTTTAATATAAAACTTCCTATTAACTTTAACTCTCCATATAAAGCGACAAATATCCAAGACTTCTGGAGAAGATGGCATATAACACTTTCAAGATTTTTAAGAGATTATGTATATATTCCCCTAGGAGGAAATAAAATCTCAAGCTTTAGAACATACTCAAATTTATTAGCAACTTTTGTAATAGGTGGATTGTGGCATGGAGCAGGATGGACATTTGTGTTCTGGGGATTTTTACATGGGATGGCACTAGTAATTCATAGAGTATGGTCAAATCTAGGATTTAGAATGAATACAATCCTAGCATGGTTTATAACATTTAACTTTGTAAATATAGCATGGGTGTTTTTTAGGGCTAAGGAATGGGAAGATGCAATTAAGGTTTTAAGCTCAATGTTTAGTTTGGATAATGTTGTGTTGCCAAATCCATTAGCTACAAAATTAGCATTTTTAAAAGATTTTGGGATTGAATTTGGTGGATTTATTGCAAACATTGATAGTGATGGTGGAAAAACTTTGATTCCAATGTTACTTTTAGCATTTATTTTAGTTTTAGCTTTTAAAAATAGTATGGAAAAATGGAAAGAGTTTAAACTAAATTATAAAACTCTTTTTTTAGCTTTTTTCTGTTTTAGTATGGGTATTTTATCTTTAAATAAAGTATCTGAATTTTTATATTTTAATTTTTAA
- a CDS encoding aldose 1-epimerase family protein, with the protein MNYEIKNEYIKAKIKSFGAELNSLQKIDKDLEYIWQGDAKYWARHSPILFPIVGRLSDDSYFYKNQKYKMSQHGIARDKEFEVVNKKDDFIEFRLCADEKSLEVYPFDFELYLSYKLEKNSLIVAYKVKNKSDGKMLFSIGAHPAFNWSLEEDLKKEDYFLEFDVSNSKRYFLNELGLVYDSMDLEFEEKKLFLNEELFKDDALVFNDLNIKQVIFKSLKSDKFIKVNFENFPYLGIWSKPSSAPFLCIEPWFGVADDKNSNQNLEDKKGIITLQKDEVFSCFYSIEV; encoded by the coding sequence ATGAATTATGAAATAAAAAATGAATATATAAAAGCAAAAATCAAATCATTTGGAGCAGAACTAAATAGCCTTCAAAAAATAGATAAAGATTTAGAGTATATCTGGCAAGGTGATGCTAAATATTGGGCAAGACACTCTCCTATACTTTTCCCAATTGTTGGAAGATTAAGTGATGATAGTTATTTTTATAAAAATCAAAAATATAAAATGTCTCAACATGGAATTGCCAGAGATAAAGAGTTTGAAGTAGTAAATAAAAAAGATGATTTTATAGAGTTTAGACTTTGTGCTGATGAAAAGAGTTTAGAAGTTTATCCTTTTGATTTTGAGTTATATTTGTCTTATAAACTTGAAAAAAATAGTTTAATAGTTGCATATAAAGTAAAAAATAAAAGTGATGGAAAAATGCTTTTTTCAATTGGCGCTCATCCTGCATTTAACTGGAGTTTAGAAGAGGATTTAAAAAAAGAGGATTACTTTTTAGAGTTTGACGTAAGTAATTCAAAAAGATATTTTCTAAATGAGTTAGGTTTAGTTTATGATAGTATGGATTTAGAATTTGAAGAGAAAAAACTATTTTTAAATGAAGAACTTTTTAAAGATGATGCTTTGGTTTTTAATGATTTGAATATAAAACAGGTTATTTTTAAAAGTTTAAAAAGTGATAAATTTATAAAAGTAAACTTTGAAAACTTTCCATATTTAGGTATTTGGTCAAAACCTAGTAGTGCACCTTTTTTATGTATAGAACCTTGGTTTGGAGTTGCTGATGATAAAAATTCAAATCAAAATTTAGAAGATAAAAAAGGAATAATAACTTTGCAAAAAGATGAGGTTTTTTCTTGTTTTTATAGCATAGAAGTCTAA
- the blaOXA gene encoding class D beta-lactamase produces the protein MHKKIKLIFILFLLFNSFLFAKDIEIENIFKNKQVDGTIVIESLNTKKISIYNDKRAEKLYSPASTFKIPNTLIALNEGVVTKDSVIVWDKKIREYESWNKDQTLLTAFKSSCVWCYQEFASKIGVEKYKKYLKELNYGNKKIGDEITRFWLDESLKITVFEQLSFLKRLYKNELPFKLEDMNTLKEIMIDEENEDYIIRAKTGWEGKYGWYVGYVETKDDVWFFAMNIDTKTKDDLPKRKAITLEALKIKGII, from the coding sequence ATGCACAAAAAAATCAAACTAATTTTCATCTTATTTTTACTATTTAACTCTTTTTTATTTGCTAAAGATATAGAAATTGAAAATATTTTTAAAAACAAACAAGTTGATGGAACTATTGTTATTGAATCTTTAAATACAAAAAAAATCTCTATATACAACGATAAAAGAGCTGAAAAACTATATAGTCCTGCTTCAACTTTTAAAATTCCAAATACACTGATTGCTTTAAATGAAGGTGTTGTAACAAAAGATTCTGTGATTGTTTGGGATAAAAAAATAAGAGAATATGAGTCTTGGAACAAAGACCAAACTTTATTAACTGCTTTTAAAAGCTCTTGCGTTTGGTGTTATCAAGAGTTTGCTTCAAAAATAGGGGTTGAAAAATATAAAAAATATCTAAAAGAGCTGAATTATGGAAATAAAAAAATAGGTGATGAAATAACAAGATTTTGGTTGGATGAGAGTCTAAAAATAACAGTTTTTGAACAACTAAGCTTTTTGAAAAGATTGTATAAAAATGAGTTACCTTTTAAACTTGAAGATATGAATACTTTAAAAGAGATAATGATAGATGAAGAAAATGAAGATTATATAATTCGAGCAAAAACAGGTTGGGAAGGAAAATATGGCTGGTATGTAGGATATGTAGAGACAAAAGATGATGTTTGGTTTTTTGCAATGAATATAGATACAAAAACAAAAGATGATTTGCCAAAAAGAAAAGCTATTACTTTAGAAGCATTAAAAATCAAAGGTATTATATAA
- a CDS encoding DEAD/DEAH box helicase, with protein sequence MSFSKLGLCAELLHAIKEEGYTTATPIQSKSIPVILSKKDVLAAAQTGTGKTAGFTLPLLQRLKESYSKDKKSHIRALILVPTRELAAQVAQSVETYGKYLPFKTAVIFGGVGINPQKALLKKGVDIVIATPGRLLDLVSQDSIDLSKVEFLVLDEADRMLDMGFINDIKKILKLVPKQRQNLLFSATFSDDIKKLADGLLNSPILIEAAKANSTSHKVEQTVHHVDRDRKKELLLHLVNKNNWQQVLVFTRTKHGANKLSEALVKDGISSAAIHGNKSQGARTKALDDFKLGNVRVLVATDIAARGIDIDNLPHVINFELPNIAEDYVHRIGRTGRAGNTGEAISLVCVDEHDYLFGIEKLIKQKIKKIEINGFKVNPNIKAEPIGNRNNRANNSNSNSKRSFGKKRVEENSSSSTKPRGNNNRFASKKSDSTSSVTKNRRTNSSFKNN encoded by the coding sequence ATGTCATTTTCAAAATTAGGTTTATGTGCAGAACTTCTTCATGCAATTAAAGAAGAGGGATATACAACTGCAACGCCAATTCAGTCAAAATCAATTCCTGTGATTTTATCAAAAAAAGATGTTTTAGCAGCGGCTCAAACGGGTACTGGAAAAACAGCTGGTTTTACACTTCCACTTTTACAAAGATTAAAAGAGAGTTATTCAAAAGATAAAAAATCTCATATAAGAGCTTTGATTTTAGTTCCAACAAGAGAACTTGCAGCTCAAGTTGCACAAAGTGTTGAAACTTATGGAAAATATCTTCCATTTAAAACAGCAGTTATTTTTGGAGGAGTTGGTATAAATCCACAAAAGGCACTTTTAAAAAAAGGTGTTGATATTGTGATTGCAACTCCTGGAAGATTGCTTGATTTAGTTTCACAAGACAGTATTGATTTATCAAAAGTGGAGTTTTTAGTGTTGGATGAAGCAGATAGAATGCTTGATATGGGATTTATAAATGATATTAAAAAGATTTTAAAACTAGTTCCAAAACAAAGACAAAATCTTCTTTTCTCAGCTACTTTCTCAGATGATATTAAAAAATTAGCAGATGGATTACTAAATTCTCCCATTTTAATAGAAGCAGCAAAGGCAAATAGCACTTCACACAAAGTTGAGCAAACTGTTCATCATGTGGATAGAGATAGAAAAAAAGAGCTTTTATTACATTTAGTAAATAAAAACAACTGGCAACAAGTGTTGGTTTTTACAAGAACAAAACATGGGGCAAATAAACTAAGTGAAGCACTTGTAAAAGATGGAATAAGTTCAGCAGCAATTCATGGAAATAAATCACAAGGTGCAAGAACAAAAGCTTTAGATGATTTTAAGCTAGGAAACGTAAGAGTTTTAGTTGCAACTGATATCGCTGCAAGGGGAATTGATATAGATAATCTTCCTCATGTTATAAACTTTGAATTACCAAATATCGCTGAAGATTATGTTCACAGGATTGGTAGAACTGGAAGAGCTGGAAATACAGGTGAGGCTATATCTTTAGTTTGTGTTGATGAGCATGACTATTTGTTTGGAATAGAGAAATTAATTAAACAAAAGATTAAAAAGATAGAAATAAATGGATTTAAAGTAAATCCAAATATAAAAGCAGAACCTATTGGCAATAGAAATAATAGAGCTAATAATTCAAACTCTAATTCTAAAAGAAGTTTTGGTAAAAAAAGAGTTGAAGAGAACTCTTCTTCAAGTACAAAACCAAGAGGAAATAACAATAGATTTGCTTCAAAGAAAAGTGATTCAACATCTAGTGTAACAAAAAACAGAAGAACAAACTCAAGCTTTAAAAATAACTAA
- a CDS encoding YcaO-like family protein, translated as MNLLSKNSPVEQSILKMQNILKDVGCEATFSQEKHPLKNCFSVNLASIEAPNHIYSNGKGVISDASIASAYGEYIERLQTNNFFIDFYLPNRKYYPDEVAFDFGGGYLNPELKNIYSANGELEDKDLVDFNSDYMDKIVALPFIKQSSKETTYIPINILSNLFVSNGLATGNTANEAKVQALSEIFERYVKIKIIKEGLALPKFPDDAIKSFPKVYEDIQALRELGYKVEVFDASLGGVFPVTAISFINPKNSTLFVSFGSHPILEVSLERTMTELMQGRDLNNLDSFEIPTFDMELVSDYFNIEAHFIDSNGKMGFSFLSSKKSFEYSAWKYAGNGSEDEYAFLLDILKSENKEMYLREYTYLDFYSCQMIVPNFSEVYPLDDMVYNNKNNGKLIRDMVLNFEKYDENEILDTIDSLDNSLNMQLYIGVIFEENFTMGDFKAQLLLLLGEIDDVIELLEFGNNKLGHLVAQLLRMQNDELDWEEYESALNDIYGEEKIKKAINIIEGNEFLINRTLHKDYYNMLSMFDKLEVKKRAFYKN; from the coding sequence ATGAATTTATTATCAAAAAACTCTCCTGTAGAACAATCAATTTTAAAAATGCAAAATATATTAAAAGATGTTGGTTGTGAAGCTACTTTTTCCCAAGAAAAACATCCTTTAAAAAACTGCTTTTCAGTAAACTTAGCTTCAATTGAAGCTCCAAATCACATCTATTCAAATGGAAAAGGTGTTATTTCTGATGCTTCAATTGCAAGTGCTTATGGTGAATACATCGAAAGATTACAAACAAACAACTTTTTTATAGATTTTTATTTACCAAATAGAAAATATTATCCAGACGAAGTTGCCTTTGATTTTGGTGGTGGTTACCTAAATCCTGAATTAAAAAATATATATAGTGCAAATGGGGAACTTGAAGATAAAGATTTAGTTGATTTCAACAGCGATTATATGGATAAAATAGTTGCTCTTCCTTTTATCAAACAATCTTCAAAAGAGACAACATATATTCCAATAAATATTTTAAGTAACCTATTTGTAAGCAACGGACTTGCAACTGGGAACACAGCAAATGAAGCAAAAGTTCAAGCTTTAAGTGAAATATTTGAAAGATACGTAAAAATCAAAATAATCAAAGAGGGATTAGCTCTTCCAAAGTTTCCAGATGATGCTATAAAATCTTTTCCAAAAGTATATGAAGATATTCAAGCATTAAGAGAATTAGGTTATAAAGTAGAAGTTTTTGATGCTTCTTTAGGTGGAGTTTTCCCTGTTACTGCTATTTCATTTATCAATCCAAAAAATTCAACTTTATTTGTCTCTTTTGGAAGTCACCCTATTTTAGAAGTAAGTCTTGAGCGAACTATGACTGAACTTATGCAAGGAAGAGATTTAAACAATCTTGATAGCTTTGAAATTCCTACTTTTGATATGGAACTTGTAAGTGATTATTTCAACATAGAAGCTCACTTTATTGATTCAAATGGAAAAATGGGTTTTTCGTTTTTAAGCTCTAAAAAAAGTTTTGAATACTCTGCTTGGAAATATGCTGGAAATGGAAGTGAAGATGAATATGCCTTTTTACTTGATATTTTAAAATCTGAAAATAAAGAGATGTACTTAAGAGAATATACATATTTAGATTTTTACTCTTGTCAAATGATAGTTCCAAACTTTTCAGAAGTTTATCCCCTTGATGATATGGTTTATAACAATAAAAACAATGGAAAACTAATCCGAGATATGGTTTTAAACTTTGAAAAATATGATGAAAATGAGATTTTAGATACTATTGATAGTTTAGATAATTCTTTAAATATGCAACTTTATATTGGAGTTATTTTTGAAGAAAATTTTACTATGGGTGATTTTAAAGCTCAACTTTTATTACTTTTAGGTGAAATTGATGATGTTATAGAACTTTTAGAATTTGGAAATAATAAGTTAGGTCATTTAGTAGCTCAACTTCTTAGAATGCAAAATGATGAGCTTGACTGGGAAGAGTATGAAAGTGCTTTAAATGATATTTATGGAGAAGAAAAAATCAAAAAAGCTATAAATATCATAGAAGGAAATGAGTTTTTAATAAATAGAACTTTACATAAAGACTATTATAATATGTTAAGTATGTTTGATAAATTAGAGGTAAAAAAGAGAGCTTTTTATAAAAATTAA
- a CDS encoding DUF302 domain-containing protein yields MQYVEVTNKSVQEVVENLKEVCTKYKFGVQHIHNVKENLKSKGIDFKNECQIVDICNPFIAQQFLSVDMSLSIIMPCKISVYSDNGQTNIAMNSLVQLVDDINPDMIETAQKVQELILQIIDEVK; encoded by the coding sequence ATGCAATACGTAGAAGTAACAAATAAAAGTGTACAAGAAGTTGTTGAAAATTTAAAAGAAGTTTGTACTAAATATAAATTTGGTGTACAACATATCCATAATGTAAAAGAAAATCTAAAATCAAAAGGAATTGATTTCAAAAATGAGTGTCAAATAGTTGATATTTGTAATCCATTTATTGCTCAACAGTTTTTGAGTGTTGATATGTCACTTTCTATTATCATGCCTTGTAAAATCTCTGTTTATTCAGACAATGGACAAACAAATATCGCTATGAACTCTTTAGTTCAATTAGTTGATGATATAAACCCTGATATGATTGAAACTGCTCAAAAAGTTCAAGAGTTAATTTTACAAATTATTGATGAAGTAAAATAG
- a CDS encoding RidA family protein has protein sequence MITRKIVGSRMSKIVEHNGVIYFAGIVPNDKTLDVKGQTLDVLNIAKELFEQANTDKENILRAEIYLKDIDRDFADFNEIWDNWVSKENPPARACVQASMSTPQTLVEIIFTNVKK, from the coding sequence ATGATAACAAGAAAGATTGTTGGAAGTAGAATGAGTAAAATAGTTGAGCATAATGGTGTAATTTATTTTGCAGGAATAGTTCCAAATGATAAAACACTTGATGTTAAAGGTCAAACATTAGATGTGTTAAATATTGCAAAAGAGCTTTTTGAACAAGCAAATACTGATAAAGAAAATATTTTAAGAGCAGAGATTTATCTAAAAGATATAGATAGGGATTTTGCAGATTTCAATGAAATTTGGGATAATTGGGTTTCAAAAGAGAACCCACCAGCAAGAGCTTGTGTGCAAGCTAGTATGTCAACACCTCAAACTTTGGTGGAGATAATTTTTACAAACGTAAAAAAGTAA
- a CDS encoding transcriptional antiterminator Rof, protein MYTPISCEFFDQLNVAMQRKIPSTVVYLENDEKKTIKGLIQTMSVIDGIEYVILNKNEQIRLDTVLTFNGRRYKEE, encoded by the coding sequence ATGTATACCCCAATTTCATGTGAATTTTTTGACCAATTAAATGTAGCAATGCAAAGAAAAATTCCCTCAACAGTTGTTTATTTAGAAAATGATGAGAAAAAAACTATCAAAGGTTTAATACAAACTATGAGTGTAATAGATGGAATTGAATATGTGATTTTAAATAAAAATGAACAAATTAGACTTGATACTGTTTTAACTTTTAATGGAAGAAGATACAAAGAAGAGTAA
- a CDS encoding methyl-accepting chemotaxis protein, protein MLSKLSIKQKLILIMLIPLTVVILLAAKLAVDSFSTSKNLRALDNVVILSVKIGDLVHETQKERGMTAGFLGSNGDKFKTELPTQRLAVNDKLNELNSFLNTFNKDAYSLEFLENLNNSLKKLQDLNTTRNGVDTLSINANIAIGYYTDTNTSLLNTIGTITKLSNSSKVSQELVSYMNFLLSKERAGIERAVGTNTFAKNSFGEGMKARLYTLVAEQNAYMDSFLKVAPFEIVEFYKTNFQGEAIDEIQKMRKTLLYSNIESNFGVDANYWFKQMTDKINILKKIEDYISTNLIKTIDEEMAEANRNMIIFGLLSALGIALTMILARTIAFTILIDVDSVKRGVENFFAFINFEKDDIELIKINSNDELGMMSRIINKNIEETKANIQKDRALIADTIRVANQINKGYLDSKIELGSNNPSLNELKDIINEMLGTLNSNISNILKVLTSYSKLDFRPKLADNDLEGLIKELEKDVNILGDVITQTLMENKKIGITLSSNAQILTKNMEGIAHAANSQATSLEETAASLEEITSNITNNTQTAIKMAGFGNEVKKSITLGQELANKTALSMEEINAQTTAITEAITIIDQIAFQTNILSLNAAVEAATAGEAGKGFAVVAQEVRTLASRSAEAAKQIKDLVENAQRKTKEGKDIASNMIEGYSELNKNISITLELIDNVTTASKEQSSGIVQINDAVNNLDKITQINAQNASQANEIAQETLEISNTIISQADAKEFNGKNSF, encoded by the coding sequence ATGCTTTCAAAATTATCAATCAAACAAAAGTTGATTTTGATAATGTTAATTCCTTTAACAGTAGTTATTTTATTAGCAGCAAAATTAGCAGTAGATTCTTTTAGTACATCTAAAAATCTAAGAGCTTTGGATAATGTTGTTATATTATCAGTTAAAATAGGTGATTTAGTTCATGAAACACAAAAAGAAAGAGGTATGACCGCTGGATTTTTAGGAAGTAATGGAGATAAATTTAAAACAGAACTACCAACTCAAAGATTGGCAGTTAATGATAAATTAAATGAATTAAATAGTTTTTTAAATACATTTAATAAAGATGCTTATAGTTTAGAATTTTTGGAGAACTTAAATAATAGTTTGAAAAAACTTCAAGACTTAAATACTACAAGAAATGGTGTAGATACTTTATCTATCAATGCAAATATTGCTATTGGATACTACACTGATACAAATACTTCTCTTTTAAATACAATTGGAACAATAACAAAACTATCAAATAGTTCAAAAGTATCTCAAGAACTTGTATCTTATATGAACTTTTTATTATCAAAAGAAAGAGCTGGAATAGAAAGAGCAGTTGGAACTAATACTTTTGCAAAAAATAGTTTTGGTGAGGGAATGAAAGCTAGACTTTATACTTTAGTTGCGGAACAAAATGCTTATATGGATTCATTTTTAAAAGTAGCTCCTTTTGAAATAGTTGAGTTTTACAAAACAAACTTTCAAGGTGAAGCAATAGATGAAATTCAAAAAATGAGAAAAACTCTTTTATATAGTAATATAGAATCAAATTTTGGAGTAGATGCTAACTATTGGTTCAAACAAATGACCGATAAAATAAATATTCTAAAAAAAATTGAAGATTATATTTCAACTAATTTAATTAAAACTATTGATGAAGAAATGGCTGAAGCAAATAGAAACATGATTATTTTTGGTCTTTTAAGTGCTTTAGGGATTGCATTGACTATGATTTTAGCAAGAACTATTGCTTTTACAATACTAATTGATGTGGATTCTGTTAAAAGAGGAGTTGAAAACTTTTTTGCTTTTATTAATTTTGAAAAAGATGATATTGAGTTAATTAAGATTAATTCTAATGATGAGTTAGGAATGATGTCAAGGATTATTAATAAAAATATTGAAGAGACAAAAGCAAATATTCAAAAAGATAGGGCTTTAATAGCTGATACAATAAGAGTTGCTAACCAAATAAATAAAGGATATTTAGATTCAAAAATAGAATTAGGTTCTAATAATCCATCATTAAATGAATTAAAAGATATTATAAATGAGATGTTAGGAACACTAAATAGTAATATTTCAAATATTTTAAAAGTATTAACTTCTTATTCAAAATTAGATTTCAGACCAAAATTGGCTGATAATGACCTTGAAGGTTTAATAAAAGAACTTGAAAAAGATGTAAATATTTTAGGTGATGTTATTACTCAAACTTTGATGGAAAATAAAAAAATTGGAATAACATTAAGTTCTAATGCACAAATTTTAACAAAAAATATGGAGGGCATTGCTCATGCAGCAAACTCTCAAGCAACATCACTTGAAGAGACAGCAGCATCCCTTGAAGAGATAACTTCAAATATCACAAACAACACTCAAACAGCTATAAAAATGGCAGGATTTGGGAATGAAGTAAAAAAATCAATCACTTTAGGGCAAGAATTAGCAAATAAAACAGCTTTATCTATGGAAGAGATAAATGCTCAAACAACAGCTATAACAGAAGCAATTACAATCATTGACCAAATTGCATTTCAAACAAATATTTTAAGTTTAAACGCAGCAGTAGAAGCAGCAACAGCAGGAGAAGCTGGGAAAGGGTTTGCTGTTGTTGCACAAGAGGTGCGAACATTAGCAAGTAGAAGTGCTGAAGCTGCTAAACAGATAAAAGATTTAGTTGAAAATGCTCAAAGGAAAACCAAAGAAGGGAAAGACATTGCTTCTAATATGATAGAAGGATATTCAGAATTGAATAAAAATATATCAATAACTTTAGAGTTAATAGATAATGTTACAACAGCAAGTAAAGAGCAATCAAGTGGAATAGTTCAAATTAATGATGCGGTAAATAATCTTGATAAAATCACTCAAATAAATGCTCAAAATGCTTCACAAGCAAATGAAATAGCTCAAGAAACACTAGAGATTTCAAATACTATAATATCTCAAGCAGATGCAAAAGAGTTCAATGGTAAAAACTCTTTTTAA
- a CDS encoding ribonuclease HI gives MKIDKDFIELISHKNNLNKEQLKILDLDEIPNWEELALNKEVSRNDANLLMLLKGDLTLKAQEQIIKNYHMVLEFNNIKAKVYTPKKEEIKIEEINDDEEHIRIYCDGACSGNPGNAGSGLAIYSNKKNPVLLYGAYEEEGTNNIAELNALHQALIIASQTSSENIISIFSDSKYAIDCISTWAYSWKKNGWSKKGGEIKNLEIIQEAHELYLKLKDKIEIIHVKGHSGVEGNELADRMAVYTIKAKNKDFAFYSYNKVEEVLSMKSY, from the coding sequence ATGAAAATAGATAAAGATTTTATAGAATTAATTTCCCACAAAAATAATTTAAATAAAGAACAGCTAAAAATCTTAGATTTAGATGAAATTCCAAATTGGGAAGAATTAGCATTGAACAAAGAAGTTTCAAGAAATGATGCTAATTTACTTATGCTCTTAAAAGGTGATTTAACTCTAAAAGCACAAGAACAAATAATCAAAAATTATCATATGGTTTTAGAATTTAATAACATAAAAGCAAAAGTTTATACTCCTAAAAAAGAAGAGATAAAAATAGAAGAAATAAATGATGATGAAGAACATATAAGAATCTATTGCGATGGTGCATGTTCTGGAAATCCTGGAAATGCAGGAAGTGGACTTGCTATTTATTCAAACAAGAAGAATCCTGTTTTATTATATGGGGCTTATGAAGAGGAAGGAACAAATAATATAGCTGAATTAAATGCGTTACATCAAGCTTTAATCATAGCTTCTCAAACTTCTAGCGAAAATATTATCTCTATATTTTCTGATTCAAAATATGCGATTGATTGTATTTCAACTTGGGCATACTCTTGGAAAAAAAATGGTTGGAGTAAAAAAGGTGGAGAGATAAAAAATCTAGAAATAATTCAAGAAGCCCATGAATTATATTTGAAATTAAAAGATAAAATAGAGATTATTCATGTAAAAGGTCATTCAGGTGTTGAAGGAAATGAACTAGCTGATAGAATGGCTGTTTATACAATAAAGGCTAAAAATAAGGATTTTGCTTTTTATTCTTATAATAAAGTAGAAGAAGTTTTAAGTATGAAATCTTATTAA